From the Pirellulales bacterium genome, one window contains:
- a CDS encoding endo-1,4-beta-xylanase, which translates to MHALLLPAAALAFVCCASTAVVAEPPALKDAFRDDFLVGAALGTQHVLGREPAALELVAREYNTVTPENLLKWAEVHPDPERYNWGPADQYVDWAEEHEMFVVGHTLVWHSQTPGWVFAGKDGGALDRETAIERMKTHIDAVVGRYQGRVHGWDVVNEAILENGDWRTGTAPGGPGRAPGSPWHAAIGDDFIEQAFRMAHEADPEAELYYNDYNEWYPGKIRAISELVTSLQAKGVRIDGVGLQGHWGMDYPSLDEIDHMLVEYGKLGVKLMVTELDINVVRDKSENTGAEISDIPGATRANPYPDGLPPELEAALAQRYAEIFRVLRKHKDKLSRVTFWGVHDGHSWLNNRPPGRKNYPLLFDRKLQPKPAYAALLRVAAGE; encoded by the coding sequence ATGCACGCCTTGCTGCTTCCTGCCGCCGCTCTTGCGTTTGTCTGCTGCGCGTCGACGGCCGTCGTCGCCGAACCGCCGGCGCTCAAGGACGCGTTTCGCGACGATTTCCTCGTCGGCGCCGCGCTGGGGACGCAGCATGTTCTGGGGCGAGAACCGGCCGCCCTGGAGCTGGTCGCGCGGGAGTACAACACCGTGACCCCCGAGAACTTGCTCAAATGGGCCGAGGTTCACCCGGACCCCGAGCGCTACAACTGGGGACCGGCCGATCAATACGTCGATTGGGCCGAGGAACACGAGATGTTCGTCGTGGGGCATACGCTGGTGTGGCACAGCCAAACCCCGGGGTGGGTCTTTGCGGGAAAGGACGGCGGGGCGCTCGATCGCGAAACGGCGATTGAGCGGATGAAGACGCACATCGACGCGGTCGTCGGACGCTACCAGGGGCGCGTCCACGGCTGGGACGTCGTCAACGAGGCAATCCTCGAAAACGGGGACTGGCGCACCGGCACGGCCCCCGGCGGGCCCGGTCGGGCGCCCGGCTCGCCGTGGCATGCCGCGATCGGCGACGATTTCATCGAGCAAGCCTTCCGCATGGCGCACGAAGCCGATCCCGAGGCCGAACTCTACTACAACGACTACAACGAGTGGTATCCGGGAAAGATCCGGGCGATCTCGGAATTGGTGACCTCGCTTCAGGCGAAAGGGGTGCGGATCGACGGCGTCGGCCTGCAAGGACATTGGGGGATGGATTACCCCAGCCTCGATGAGATCGACCACATGCTCGTCGAGTACGGCAAGCTGGGGGTCAAGCTCATGGTGACCGAGCTCGACATTAACGTCGTGCGCGACAAGTCGGAGAACACCGGCGCCGAGATCAGCGACATTCCGGGCGCGACGCGGGCGAATCCCTATCCCGACGGACTCCCCCCCGAACTGGAAGCGGCGCTGGCCCAGCGGTACGCCGAGATCTTCCGCGTGCTGAGGAAGCACAAGGACAAGCTGTCGCGCGTCACGTTCTGGGGGGTCCACGACGGCCATTCGTGGCTCAACAATCGCCCCCCCGGGCGGAAGAACTATCCGCTGTTGTTCGATCGCAAGTTGCAGCCAAAGCCGGCGTACGCCGCACTGCTGCGAGTCGCCGCGGGGGAGTAA
- a CDS encoding glycoside hydrolase family 3 C-terminal domain-containing protein, which translates to MSAVLEIVPFRNASLPVAERVADLLSRMTLEEKAAQMTCVWREKADCLVDEAGEFDEAKARARFGHGHGLGQVGRPSDSAGGLGPRQTAELTNAIQKFFIENSRLGIPVFFHEECLHGQAAIDSTSFPQPIGLGATFDPDLVERLYAMTALEARVRGAHQALTPVVDVARDPRWGRVEETFGEDPYLVGELGVAAVQGFQGDRAFQDKSRVVATLKHFAAHGQPESGTNCAPVSVSERVLRETFLAPFQTVLKRAGAMSVMASYNEIDGVPSHANRWLLRDVLRGEWGFAGTVVSDYYAIRELADRPGLYGHHLADDGKGAALLAVRAGVNIELPEPDCYQHLVELVEEGTLAEAELDALVAPLLAQKFQLGLFEDPYVDPAEAERVVGRPEHAALALEAAKKTITLLKNEGSVAPLSAETVRTIAVIGPNADRELLGGYSGQPKRSSTVLSGIRERVGDAVDVLYHEGCKITIGGSWWQDEVVPNDPVEDRRTIAEAVELARRADVVVLALGGNEQTSREAWDAVHMGDRTDLDLLGLQDELVDAIAELGKPIVALVFNGRPLSIRNLAEKADAIFECWYLGQETGPAVAQALFGDFSPGGKLSITFPRSVGHVPAYYNHRPSARRGYLFDTTAPLFPFGFGLSYTQFQFSPPRLEKARIARGESTHVLVDVTNVGKCIGDEVVQMYVRDEVSSSTRPVKELKGFERITLAPGETRTVALPLTPDRLAFWNIDKQFVVEPGAFTVMVGPNSVELQSTTLVVG; encoded by the coding sequence ATGTCCGCCGTGCTCGAAATCGTCCCGTTTCGTAATGCTTCGCTCCCCGTCGCCGAGCGCGTCGCCGATCTACTGTCGCGGATGACGCTGGAAGAGAAGGCCGCGCAGATGACCTGCGTCTGGCGCGAGAAAGCCGACTGTCTGGTCGATGAGGCCGGCGAGTTCGACGAGGCGAAGGCCCGCGCGCGATTCGGGCACGGACACGGGCTGGGGCAGGTGGGACGACCCAGCGACTCCGCCGGCGGACTCGGGCCCCGGCAAACCGCCGAATTGACTAACGCGATTCAGAAGTTCTTCATCGAGAACAGCCGGCTGGGGATCCCCGTCTTCTTCCACGAAGAGTGCCTCCACGGCCAAGCGGCGATTGACTCGACCAGCTTCCCGCAGCCGATCGGACTGGGCGCCACGTTCGACCCCGATCTGGTCGAGCGGCTCTACGCCATGACGGCGCTCGAGGCTCGCGTCCGCGGAGCCCATCAGGCCCTCACCCCCGTCGTCGACGTCGCTCGCGACCCGCGGTGGGGACGCGTCGAGGAGACGTTCGGCGAGGATCCGTATCTCGTCGGCGAGTTGGGGGTCGCCGCCGTGCAGGGATTCCAGGGGGATCGCGCCTTCCAAGACAAGTCGCGGGTCGTCGCCACGCTCAAGCACTTCGCCGCCCACGGACAGCCCGAATCAGGCACGAACTGCGCCCCGGTGAGCGTCTCGGAGCGCGTACTTCGCGAGACGTTTCTCGCACCGTTCCAGACCGTCCTCAAGCGAGCCGGGGCGATGAGCGTGATGGCCTCGTACAACGAGATCGACGGCGTCCCCTCGCACGCCAACCGCTGGCTGCTGCGCGACGTTCTCCGCGGCGAGTGGGGATTCGCCGGGACCGTGGTCTCCGACTACTACGCGATCCGCGAATTGGCCGATCGGCCCGGGTTGTACGGGCATCACCTAGCCGATGACGGCAAAGGAGCGGCCCTGTTGGCCGTGCGCGCAGGAGTGAACATCGAACTCCCCGAGCCCGATTGCTATCAACATCTTGTCGAGTTGGTTGAGGAGGGAACGCTCGCCGAAGCGGAACTCGACGCGCTGGTCGCCCCGCTGTTGGCCCAGAAGTTTCAGCTCGGCTTGTTCGAGGACCCGTACGTTGATCCGGCCGAAGCCGAACGAGTCGTCGGACGCCCTGAGCATGCGGCGCTGGCGCTCGAAGCGGCCAAGAAAACGATCACGCTGCTCAAGAACGAAGGAAGCGTCGCTCCCCTGTCGGCCGAGACGGTGCGGACAATCGCCGTGATCGGCCCCAACGCCGATCGCGAGCTGTTAGGGGGCTACAGCGGCCAACCGAAGCGGAGTTCGACGGTGCTGTCGGGGATCCGCGAGCGGGTCGGCGACGCGGTCGACGTCCTCTATCACGAAGGCTGCAAGATCACGATCGGAGGTTCGTGGTGGCAGGACGAGGTCGTCCCGAACGACCCGGTCGAGGATCGTCGCACGATCGCCGAGGCGGTCGAGCTTGCGCGCCGGGCCGACGTCGTCGTCCTCGCCCTCGGGGGGAATGAACAAACCTCGCGAGAGGCGTGGGACGCGGTCCACATGGGCGATCGCACCGACCTCGATCTGCTCGGCCTGCAGGACGAACTGGTCGACGCAATCGCCGAACTCGGCAAGCCGATTGTGGCGCTCGTGTTCAACGGCCGGCCTCTGTCGATTCGCAATCTGGCGGAGAAGGCCGACGCGATCTTCGAGTGCTGGTACCTCGGCCAGGAAACCGGTCCCGCCGTCGCCCAGGCGTTGTTCGGCGATTTCAGCCCGGGGGGAAAGCTGTCGATCACGTTCCCCCGCTCCGTGGGACACGTTCCCGCGTACTACAACCACCGCCCCTCGGCCCGGCGCGGGTACCTGTTCGACACGACGGCGCCGTTGTTCCCCTTCGGCTTCGGGCTCAGCTACACGCAGTTTCAGTTCAGTCCGCCGCGGTTAGAGAAAGCGCGAATCGCCCGGGGCGAGTCGACGCACGTGCTCGTGGACGTGACCAACGTCGGAAAGTGCATCGGGGACGAGGTCGTTCAAATGTACGTCCGGGACGAGGTCAGTTCGTCGACCCGGCCGGTCAAGGAGCTCAAAGGGTTCGAGCGGATCACGCTCGCCCCCGGCGAGACCCGCACGGTGGCGCTCCCCCTCACCCCCGACCGGCTGGCGTTCTGGAACATCGACAAACAGTTCGTCGTCGAGCCGGGCGCGTTCACCGTGATGGTCGGCCCGAATTCCGTCGAACTGCAATCGACGACCCTGGTCGTAGGCTGA
- a CDS encoding glucose 1-dehydrogenase encodes MKSPLAVSTNTAASGPETNGRSDAGPFSLVGETAVVTGGGTGLGLGIARAFVAAGAQVVLVGRRAEILSQSAADLGENATWEVHDVTLHEEHGELVQRIVDRVGSPTILVNNAGIHLKKLAVEMSAAEFAEVLQTNLIGAFSMSQAVLPGMIQRGRGNVLFVASMASLIGLPKVSAYSAAKAGIVGLVRSLAAEASPGGVRVNAIAPGWIESDMLRNSMSGDPEREAKVIARTPLNRFGAPEDVGLAATFLCSTAAKFITGVVLPVDGGASIGF; translated from the coding sequence ATGAAATCACCGCTTGCAGTATCGACGAACACGGCCGCCAGCGGACCGGAAACCAACGGCCGGAGCGACGCGGGGCCCTTTTCGCTCGTCGGCGAAACGGCGGTGGTGACCGGCGGCGGCACCGGGTTGGGATTGGGGATTGCACGGGCCTTCGTCGCCGCGGGGGCGCAGGTCGTACTTGTCGGCCGCCGCGCTGAGATTCTTTCTCAATCGGCCGCCGATCTTGGCGAGAACGCGACTTGGGAAGTCCACGACGTCACGCTCCACGAGGAGCACGGCGAGCTCGTTCAGCGGATCGTCGACCGCGTCGGTTCGCCGACGATTTTGGTCAACAACGCCGGCATCCATCTCAAGAAGCTGGCCGTCGAGATGTCGGCCGCCGAGTTCGCCGAAGTGCTGCAGACCAACCTCATCGGCGCCTTCAGCATGAGCCAGGCCGTGCTGCCGGGCATGATCCAGCGCGGGCGGGGGAACGTGTTGTTCGTGGCCTCGATGGCGTCGTTGATCGGGCTGCCAAAGGTGTCCGCCTATTCCGCGGCGAAGGCGGGGATCGTGGGGTTAGTCCGATCGCTGGCCGCCGAGGCCTCGCCCGGCGGGGTCCGAGTCAACGCCATCGCCCCGGGGTGGATCGAGTCGGATATGCTCCGCAACTCGATGAGCGGCGACCCGGAACGAGAAGCGAAGGTCATCGCCCGCACGCCGCTGAACCGGTTTGGCGCCCCCGAGGACGTCGGCTTGGCCGCGACCTTCCTTTGCTCCACGGCCGCTAAGTTTATCACGGGCGTCGTGCTCCCCGTCGACGGCGGGGCGAGCATTGGGTTCTGA
- a CDS encoding XylR family transcriptional regulator encodes MPEQPRVALLVETARGFGRDFLRGVARYAQLHGPWSFHITAGDYRHAVPKMRTWGGAGIIARIPDEQTARAILEANVPTVALGLTDQQMQPDSPLAAFSEVSSDPRQVASMAAEHLLQRRFQHFAYVGLDDRAWSRRREVVFAQLLTQAGYGVHSYKQPKRAQDRVWEREQAILARWLDDLPRPVGLFACNDDRGREVLEACTIAGLRVPEDVAVVGVDNDEVFCALANPPLSSVALNAETAGYRAAELLDGMMSGKVRKPKRIVVEALHVVTRRSSDIVAVEDPDVAAALQFIHREKGCNISVDSVVEEVAVSRRHLEKRFRETIGRTILDEIQLTRLERAKRLLLETTFPVSKVADFSGFGTAAYFIQFFQRRVGVTPRRYRQELGYTAGVARPQPQNAQ; translated from the coding sequence ATGCCTGAACAGCCTCGCGTCGCTCTGCTTGTCGAGACGGCCCGCGGATTCGGCCGCGATTTTCTTCGCGGCGTGGCCCGCTATGCGCAGCTTCACGGCCCGTGGAGCTTCCACATTACCGCGGGCGACTACCGCCACGCGGTGCCGAAGATGCGCACCTGGGGAGGGGCCGGCATCATCGCTCGCATTCCCGACGAGCAAACCGCTCGGGCGATTCTGGAAGCCAACGTCCCCACGGTCGCCCTAGGACTGACCGATCAACAAATGCAGCCCGACAGTCCGCTGGCCGCGTTCTCGGAGGTCAGTTCGGATCCGCGGCAGGTCGCGTCGATGGCGGCCGAGCATCTTCTGCAACGGCGATTCCAGCATTTCGCCTACGTGGGACTGGATGATCGGGCGTGGTCGCGACGTCGCGAGGTCGTTTTCGCGCAACTTTTGACGCAGGCAGGATACGGAGTCCACTCCTACAAGCAGCCGAAGCGCGCCCAGGATCGGGTTTGGGAGCGCGAACAAGCGATCCTCGCCCGCTGGCTGGACGATCTTCCCCGGCCGGTCGGACTGTTCGCCTGCAACGACGACCGTGGTCGCGAGGTGCTCGAAGCCTGCACGATCGCGGGGCTTCGGGTGCCCGAGGACGTCGCCGTCGTGGGCGTCGACAACGACGAGGTGTTTTGCGCGTTGGCCAATCCTCCGCTCTCCAGCGTGGCGCTGAACGCCGAGACGGCCGGCTATCGAGCCGCGGAACTGCTCGACGGCATGATGAGCGGCAAGGTCCGCAAGCCGAAGCGGATCGTCGTCGAGGCTTTGCACGTGGTGACGCGGCGGTCGTCCGACATTGTGGCGGTCGAGGACCCCGACGTCGCGGCCGCACTGCAGTTCATCCATCGCGAGAAGGGATGCAACATCTCGGTCGATTCGGTCGTCGAGGAGGTCGCGGTGTCGCGCCGGCATCTTGAGAAGCGATTCCGCGAGACGATCGGGCGGACGATCCTCGACGAAATCCAGCTCACGCGGCTCGAACGGGCGAAGCGACTGCTGTTGGAAACGACCTTTCCCGTGTCGAAGGTCGCCGATTTTTCGGGGTTCGGGACGGCGGCGTACTTCATCCAGTTCTTCCAACGGCGCGTCGGGGTCACGCCGCGGCGCTATCGTCAGGAACTCGGCTACACCGCCGGCGTCGCGCGCCCGCAGCCGCAGAACGCCCAGTAA
- a CDS encoding mannonate dehydratase, producing MHLGLGLYRHMLTPENLQFARQAGCTHIVAHLVDYFRGGDHGAHDNQPTGALGGWGLAGDPDVLWTVEQLVEMRRRVNDAGLELEAIENFDPAHWHDVLLDGPRKAVHYENVKETVRRVGAAGIPIMGYNFSIAGVCGRTTGPFARGGATSVGMDGPYDEPMPRGMAWNMVVDPHAAEGFVPPVDHETLWRRHGEFLDEVLPVAEEAGVALAAHPDDPPMPTMRGQARLVFQPRMFQQILDRRPSPANKLEFCIGTIAEMTEGDVYETVAKYARQGAVGYVHLRNVAGKVPDYRETFVDDGDVNLARVLRILHENGFNGVVIPDHAPQMACSAPWHAGMAYALGYIRAVLQIVSGERTP from the coding sequence ATGCATCTCGGTCTCGGTCTCTATCGTCACATGCTCACGCCGGAGAACTTGCAGTTCGCCCGGCAGGCGGGGTGTACGCACATCGTGGCGCATCTGGTCGATTACTTTCGCGGCGGGGATCACGGCGCCCACGACAACCAACCGACCGGGGCGCTCGGCGGATGGGGCTTGGCCGGCGACCCGGACGTCTTGTGGACCGTCGAGCAGCTCGTCGAGATGCGACGGCGGGTGAACGACGCGGGACTCGAACTCGAAGCGATCGAGAACTTCGACCCCGCCCACTGGCACGACGTGCTGCTGGACGGCCCGCGCAAAGCGGTCCACTACGAGAACGTCAAGGAAACGGTCCGCCGCGTCGGGGCGGCCGGCATCCCGATCATGGGATATAACTTCAGCATCGCGGGAGTCTGCGGGCGAACGACCGGGCCCTTTGCCCGCGGGGGGGCGACGTCGGTGGGAATGGACGGCCCTTACGACGAACCGATGCCGCGCGGCATGGCGTGGAACATGGTGGTCGACCCGCATGCAGCGGAGGGGTTCGTGCCGCCGGTCGACCACGAGACGCTGTGGCGGCGGCACGGCGAGTTTCTGGACGAGGTGCTCCCCGTGGCCGAGGAGGCGGGCGTCGCCCTGGCGGCTCACCCCGACGACCCGCCGATGCCGACGATGCGCGGGCAGGCGCGACTCGTGTTCCAGCCCCGCATGTTCCAGCAGATTCTCGACCGCCGTCCCAGCCCGGCGAACAAACTGGAATTCTGCATCGGCACCATCGCCGAGATGACCGAGGGGGACGTTTACGAAACGGTCGCCAAGTACGCCCGGCAAGGCGCCGTCGGATACGTCCATCTGCGCAACGTCGCGGGCAAAGTCCCCGACTACCGCGAGACGTTCGTCGACGACGGCGACGTGAACCTCGCCCGCGTGCTGCGAATTCTTCACGAGAACGGCTTCAACGGGGTGGTCATCCCCGACCACGCGCCGCAAATGGCCTGCAGCGCCCCGTGGCACGCGGGGATGGCGTATGCGTTGGGATATATCCGGGCCGTTCTGCAGATCGTTTCCGGCGAGCGCACGCCGTAG
- a CDS encoding MFS transporter — translation MSAENERLPISEKIGYGLGDCAANFVFMTQMMFLFDFYTNVLKLSAFTVGTIFWASRLWDAINDPIIGGLADRTETRWGKFRPWILASAFPFAVLFVLAYTAPDLGHTGKIIWAVVTYNALMMMYTVNNVPYSALTGVMTGDIAERAKLVQWRFVMAMTAQFLVGAYTMTLVARFGGTAEDGTVVDPARGYQITIAIWAALAALFFVITFLTTKERIVPTAQQKSSLGTDLRDLAGNRNWVVLAAATVLIFIALAMRGGSTVPYFNYYLERTEIFGTSLRTDKLVGWFNGISTALTIVGVLLSKPLAMRFGKRNVFRTSIFLSAVGITAFYLLPPTATEAMFAVQYLMQFIYGISVPLLWAMMADVADFTEWKHNRRATAMTFAATVFALKLGLSLGGALQGYILAMHGYVSDGVQTPLAKAGIAKVMSLYPALAFFAAAVCLLYYQIDRQAEHDMHDELTARRAANA, via the coding sequence ATGTCGGCCGAGAACGAGCGGTTGCCGATTTCGGAGAAGATCGGCTACGGCCTGGGCGACTGCGCCGCGAACTTCGTGTTCATGACGCAGATGATGTTTCTGTTCGATTTCTACACGAACGTGCTCAAGTTGAGCGCCTTCACGGTCGGCACGATCTTTTGGGCGTCGCGACTGTGGGACGCGATCAACGACCCGATCATCGGGGGATTGGCCGACCGCACCGAGACCCGGTGGGGCAAGTTTCGGCCTTGGATTCTCGCTTCGGCGTTTCCTTTCGCCGTGCTGTTCGTGCTGGCGTACACGGCCCCGGACTTGGGGCACACCGGCAAGATCATCTGGGCGGTCGTCACCTACAACGCCCTCATGATGATGTACACGGTGAACAACGTCCCCTACTCGGCCCTGACCGGGGTCATGACGGGCGACATCGCCGAACGGGCCAAACTGGTCCAATGGCGATTTGTCATGGCGATGACCGCGCAGTTTCTCGTCGGGGCCTACACCATGACGCTCGTCGCCCGTTTCGGAGGAACGGCCGAGGACGGCACAGTCGTCGATCCGGCGCGGGGCTACCAAATCACCATCGCGATCTGGGCTGCGCTGGCGGCTCTGTTCTTTGTCATCACGTTCCTGACGACCAAAGAGCGGATCGTTCCCACGGCTCAACAGAAGTCGTCGCTGGGGACCGATCTTCGCGACCTGGCGGGCAATCGCAATTGGGTCGTCCTGGCGGCGGCGACGGTGCTCATTTTCATCGCTCTGGCGATGCGCGGCGGATCGACCGTCCCCTATTTCAACTACTATCTCGAGCGAACCGAGATCTTCGGAACGTCCCTGCGAACCGACAAACTCGTCGGCTGGTTCAACGGCATCAGCACGGCGCTGACGATCGTCGGCGTGCTCCTCTCGAAGCCGCTGGCAATGCGATTTGGCAAGCGCAACGTCTTCCGCACGAGCATCTTCCTCTCGGCCGTCGGCATCACGGCGTTTTATCTGCTCCCCCCGACCGCCACCGAGGCGATGTTCGCCGTGCAGTACCTGATGCAGTTCATTTACGGGATCAGCGTGCCGCTGTTGTGGGCGATGATGGCCGACGTCGCCGATTTCACCGAGTGGAAGCACAATCGCCGGGCGACGGCCATGACCTTCGCCGCGACCGTGTTCGCCCTGAAACTCGGTCTGAGCCTGGGAGGAGCGCTGCAGGGCTACATCCTGGCCATGCACGGCTACGTCTCCGACGGCGTCCAAACCCCGTTGGCCAAGGCGGGAATCGCAAAAGTCATGAGTCTGTACCCCGCGCTGGCGTTCTTCGCCGCGGCGGTCTGCCTGCTGTACTACCAAATCGACCGCCAAGCCGAACATGACATGCACGACGAGTTGACCGCGCGACGTGCCGCAAACGCTTGA
- a CDS encoding DUF1559 domain-containing protein, producing MKRTSRAFTLVELLVVIAIIGVLVALLLPAIQAAREAARRSECANNLRQIGLAFSNFESANRRLPYGAFYPNNGRSFDELMKPGAVNHWNYVTQIMPYMELAAVVASFDMVPKSVGDISWAPSSAANRAALDGLKLPQFVCPSDPVAGQPLFNDRYDRSGFFLPQPPFPLQGNWYVASVGPTQPDRCYVSAGPPRLAFEQARLVCMGLNYGSTTGALESNPCYPAGRSGPCGQDGAFVGMFGRTTVAVTLRQVEDGVSNTIMAGETIPAHNNRNALFSNVIVFASTHITFNALNENVIEDYWRNSGYKSHHPSGAHLLMGDASVHFVSEDIDYYLYNALGTTSGGESGAVSQ from the coding sequence ATGAAACGCACTTCTCGGGCGTTTACTTTGGTCGAGCTGTTGGTGGTGATCGCCATTATCGGCGTCTTGGTCGCGCTGTTGCTGCCGGCGATCCAGGCGGCGCGTGAGGCGGCGCGTCGTTCGGAATGCGCCAACAACCTCCGTCAAATCGGCCTCGCTTTTTCGAATTTCGAGAGCGCGAACCGCAGGTTGCCCTACGGCGCGTTTTACCCGAACAACGGAAGGTCGTTCGACGAGCTGATGAAGCCTGGCGCCGTGAATCACTGGAACTACGTCACGCAGATCATGCCGTACATGGAACTGGCTGCGGTCGTTGCCAGCTTCGACATGGTTCCCAAGAGCGTCGGCGACATTAGCTGGGCGCCGAGTTCCGCGGCCAATCGAGCTGCGCTTGACGGCCTGAAGTTGCCGCAGTTCGTGTGTCCGAGCGACCCCGTGGCGGGCCAGCCCCTGTTCAACGATCGGTACGATCGCTCGGGCTTCTTCCTGCCGCAACCGCCGTTCCCTCTGCAGGGCAACTGGTACGTCGCCTCGGTGGGGCCGACGCAACCCGACCGTTGTTACGTGTCGGCAGGCCCGCCGAGGTTGGCGTTCGAGCAGGCGCGCCTGGTGTGCATGGGGCTCAACTACGGTTCCACCACCGGCGCCTTGGAGTCGAATCCCTGTTATCCGGCCGGCCGAAGCGGCCCTTGCGGTCAGGACGGGGCGTTTGTCGGGATGTTCGGCCGCACCACGGTGGCGGTGACGCTCCGGCAGGTCGAGGACGGGGTCTCGAACACCATCATGGCCGGAGAAACAATCCCGGCTCACAACAACCGCAACGCCCTGTTCAGCAACGTCATCGTCTTTGCCTCGACTCATATCACGTTCAACGCGCTCAACGAAAACGTCATCGAAGATTACTGGCGCAATAGCGGGTACAAGAGCCATCACCCTTCCGGCGCTCATCTGCTGATGGGGGACGCTTCGGTCCATTTTGTGAGCGAGGACATCGACTACTATCTGTACAACGCTCTCGGCACGACTTCCGGCGGAGAATCCGGCGCCGTGTCGCAGTAG
- a CDS encoding glycoside hydrolase family 43 protein, protein MFRTIAIAGWFACLAVTGASRGAEPTFQNPIQAGFYPDPSVCRAGDDYYLVHSTFEYFPGAPIFHSRDLVHWRQIGHCLDRPSQLNLEKMRPSAGIFAPTIRHHDGVFYLVTTNVWGGGNFFCTATDPAGPWSEPVWLDREGIDPSLFFDDDGTVYYMRHVGGGDGYIGLQQLDLAAGKLVGEMKEIWRGTGGVWAEGPHLYKRDGWYYVLIAEGGTSFNHAVTIARSKSPWGPYESCPRNPILTHVDRPEHPVQALGHADFVETPAGWWTVFLGIRPQGGRVHHLGRETFLAPVVWDDDGWPTIGTAGKMEIETPAPALPPHPWPTLPQRDEFEAPKLDFAWNFLRNPRAEDWSLSERPGYLRLHGSAVPLGAQDSPAFVGRRQTALACIVQTKLSFDPQSDGEEAGLVVRGNDANYYALVVTRRDGGRTATLRRVLKGEVVGPVELRPLPPGDVVLKVIASPTEYQFFCITAGGEALPLGGASPQDLSSERIGGFTGVYLGMFAAGPGQRASTPADFDWFDFEVVER, encoded by the coding sequence GTGTTCCGCACAATCGCCATCGCTGGTTGGTTCGCCTGCCTCGCCGTGACGGGCGCCTCCCGCGGGGCCGAGCCGACGTTTCAGAATCCGATTCAAGCGGGGTTCTATCCCGACCCGAGCGTCTGTCGCGCCGGCGACGACTACTACCTCGTCCACAGCACGTTCGAGTACTTTCCCGGGGCGCCGATCTTTCACAGCCGCGATCTCGTCCACTGGCGACAAATCGGGCACTGTCTCGATCGCCCGTCGCAGTTGAACCTGGAGAAGATGCGTCCCTCTGCGGGAATCTTCGCGCCGACGATCCGCCATCACGACGGCGTGTTCTATCTGGTTACGACCAACGTCTGGGGCGGAGGCAATTTCTTCTGCACGGCGACCGACCCGGCCGGGCCGTGGTCCGAGCCCGTTTGGCTCGATCGCGAGGGAATCGACCCCTCGCTCTTCTTCGACGACGACGGGACCGTCTACTACATGCGGCATGTCGGCGGAGGGGACGGATACATCGGACTGCAGCAGCTCGACCTCGCCGCGGGCAAGCTCGTGGGCGAGATGAAGGAAATCTGGCGCGGCACGGGGGGCGTGTGGGCCGAGGGACCGCACCTCTACAAGCGCGACGGGTGGTACTACGTGCTGATCGCCGAGGGGGGAACGAGCTTCAACCACGCGGTGACGATCGCTCGCAGCAAGTCGCCCTGGGGACCGTACGAGTCGTGTCCCCGCAACCCGATCTTGACGCATGTCGATCGGCCCGAACATCCCGTGCAGGCGCTGGGACACGCGGACTTCGTCGAGACCCCCGCCGGGTGGTGGACCGTATTCCTGGGCATCCGCCCGCAGGGAGGCCGGGTGCACCACCTGGGCCGCGAGACGTTCCTCGCCCCGGTCGTCTGGGACGACGACGGCTGGCCGACGATCGGTACGGCGGGAAAGATGGAGATCGAGACCCCGGCCCCCGCGCTGCCGCCGCACCCCTGGCCGACGCTGCCGCAGCGCGACGAGTTCGAGGCCCCGAAACTCGACTTCGCCTGGAACTTTCTCCGCAATCCCCGCGCCGAGGATTGGTCGCTGAGCGAGCGCCCTGGGTATCTCCGGCTGCACGGCTCGGCGGTCCCGCTCGGGGCGCAGGACTCGCCGGCGTTCGTCGGGCGCCGGCAAACGGCCCTCGCTTGCATCGTGCAGACGAAGCTGTCGTTCGATCCGCAGAGCGACGGCGAAGAAGCGGGCCTCGTCGTGCGCGGCAACGATGCGAACTACTACGCGTTGGTCGTGACCCGTCGCGACGGCGGCCGCACGGCGACGCTCCGCCGGGTGCTCAAAGGAGAGGTTGTCGGGCCGGTGGAGCTCCGCCCTCTGCCGCCGGGAGACGTCGTGCTCAAGGTCATCGCGTCGCCCACGGAGTACCAGTTCTTCTGCATCACCGCGGGGGGAGAAGCGTTGCCGCTGGGCGGCGCCTCGCCGCAGGACCTGTCCAGCGAGCGGATCGGCGGCTTCACCGGCGTTTACCTCGGCATGTTCGCCGCGGGCCCCGGCCAGCGGGCATCGACGCCCGCTGATTTCGATTGGTTTGATTTCGAGGTCGTCGAGCGTTGA